The Bicyclus anynana chromosome 4, ilBicAnyn1.1, whole genome shotgun sequence DNA window aaagaatttttcaaattggttcaatagttccagagcctattcaaaacacaaacaaacaatcaaatcattcctctttataatataagtatagatttgataTCTTATGAGTATCTCAATATGAAAAAAAGTCAATACCTTTCCATAGCTACTCAAGAGATGTCCTACATCATTGTTtgcacttttcttttttttcttgctACCTGTAGTCAGCATACTTTTGGATAACATCAATTTCTTCTCATCTTCCTTGTTCTGTTTCTCCTGTTTCCTTCTCTTCATGAGCTCTTTGTAATTTTCATACTGTCGCTTTGGTGGTTTAGCACCTGAAAATTTGTTCAAATTTTGTGGTCATTATTACTTCATTTTTGTGtctttggtttaaaaaaaatcagtgtgtttattttaacaggtctggctggtggacgGCTTCTGCTGCAtttaattaccaccctaccggcaaagatgttaCCATCATGCGATTTATGTTTCTGTTATGAAGttgtgtacaaaccgaaaggggtgttgattttcatcctactcctaacaagttaacctacgttaagtgaaagaaagaaagaaagaaagaaagattttatttggcaaaatacaaaaaattgtgATGATGTagatgtgagattgtagtcaagggctatcttgtaaagaatataaaaaaaacaatgttaatgataatgatcaggaTTGGACATACTCTCTGAGGCTCAGCGGTGTTTAACTtagggctgagaattttaacagaataaagaaaagctcagtatctcatataTCATCTCATATTGGTTTGCCAatacatgtacattgtacatataaatataatatgtacaatgtacatgtatTGACAAACCGATTTTTCAAATAATCAAcactcattttatttaatttacttgaaaaaaaaaactgagcaAACaagatttgatattttgttaaagATGCCAGCTGCTTATCATATCAACTACTTTTGCACAATGTAACGGCGGTTGTAGAGGTAAAGTGTGTTTTTGCGTGTAAAATACTCATggacatttaaataaaactaacctAGACTCACAAGCAGAGCTATTTTGGCTTGCTCTTTTTTTGTTGTATCAAAACCCGACATTCCAAATTTAACGATTTCGTGACGTATCTTTTTCAAATCCAAGTCGCTCTTGGATGATAGGGTTTGTTTTGATTCAACTGTACTCTCTTCTTCCACATGTTTCTTCTTCGGCTTGTGGGCCTCGAATTTTACGACCTGAAAATTTTTCTCCGCATTTTGCAAGGCAAGCGCTGCCTTCGTCAAGACAATCGACATGATATTTTTGAccttttaaattgtttatgcctattttattcaatttttttatataaattctttatttacaaattagaaaTCACATACGATACGAGTACATGTCActtgtcattgtcaatgtcacaTGACGATTCTACTTCTAGTCATGACATGACGTCCAATAACCAAATTCAAGTATGACACAGACAGTTCACTTGAGAAAATAATCGTAGTCCAAATATATTAATTGCGAGGATTACACTATAGTCCGCGcaagttttttataattttagttcggttacgacatttttatcattagataatattcaaataaaaatattcgttCAATATTTATGCTCTAAAACTTCTGTAGAAAACTAGATTCCAGCCCTgccataaataattaaaaaaagctgtTGTCAAATGTCATTTGTGACATTGactgtaaaatttcaaaacaaattCAGCTGCTTCAGGCTTCAGCTTTTCTATTTCAgattgaaagaaataaaaatgtatctGGCAAAGCTGCACGCTAAAATTAGgatatgttttgtttgttttttactgtGATGTGATGTTTGTCGTCGCGATTGTGGGCGCATCTCCCCTATAAATAATGTAACCGAATGTTGAATGGATATTTTTAGATTCGCAGGTAGAACTAGTTAAGACTGGAGCCAATATTTTGAGCTTACTTGCGTAGCTGATCGCTAGCAATTTTACATTCCACACATCTGCGAATACGCAGCAGACTTCCTGAGTTATATCATAAGGTTTCAATAACTAAATAACCTAGAAGTTAATTACCGTTATACCTCAGTATAaagcaatataattataaaattaatatgaaaaataagtTCAAGATAGGCAACACAGCGGTGAAAGCCGGTGATCTTATTTTAACGGAAGAACCATTTGCCTATGTGTTGTCTTCTAAGGAAAATGGAAACCGATGTGATAATTGCCTTAAACAGTAAGTAATTATCTACAAATCTCATTAGAGTCTTTactagatttttaaaatataacctatctTCTACATGCCACCTATTTagactaatattacaaagaagtAGAGtttgtggttgtaggaggttatctctggatcaactgaaccaattttaaaaatacttttaccaatagaaagctacattatttgtgagtcttACAGGCTGGCAGGTATTCTACCTTCATATTCCCATAGGAATGTGATATATGCAGGTGAAACAGTGGGGCGTCTGTTagtaattcatttattattttttaataataataatatttattgattcactagtacacataaaaataatttacataagtctgtgatctccacactaggatttcctgtattgtggtaatcactttcttccacagtagtgAAACAAGAATATAACAATTTATGAAGTGTGTGACAAACAAGTTAAGTTAGGTAGTAAAGTTGagttaggtggtaagttcttaatgctaagtttatataattcaaaataattacaatatatattatgtgaagtAAGTGGAAGTTTAATGGATATTGTCTATCATTTATAACAGAAAATTACCTCTCAGATTGCATtagcaatcatcatcataattttcgGACATTAGAAGTCCACTGccgaacataggcctcttgtatggactttcaAGCACAACAGTCTAGAGTTGCCAGCTTCCAGCGGCTCCAACCTGCATGATGTCCTCAGTCTACCTAGTGTAGTGTCGACCATCACTGTGCTATCCAGtgtggggtcaccattccagcgccttggaACCCCAAAGGGAGCACTAATGCTCTCGTTATTGCTAACAATAAGCTCTCCTTATTGCCACCCCACGCAACCTTGAGGCTTACATGTTAAGTGACCGTATTTTTACTTTAAACCATACCCTTCTCTCCAAAACATAGAAAAACTGTTTAGTGGCAGGAATTAATGGTGTAGTAAGTAGAAACAAACTAGTTATGACCCAAAACTGTATTGATAATTGTCAATCATAATAAATTGGCAccagttaattaattttatacttcaAAAAGTACTGTTTCACTTAAGTATAGGaaactccacacccctttcagtttctacacaacataaTACCAGAGCATTAAATCATTTGCTGGTAGGTTGGTAACATGCCACAGCTGAAGGCTCTGGCGTGTACCAGccaaaaactattatattaactttaaTAGTACTTAATTTATGATTCTAGATGCAAAGTACTCAAGTGTTCAGTCTGTCAGTTTGTCCATTACTGTGGGAGAACTTGCCAAAGGGATGCTTGGAATGATCATAAGGTTGGTACctatatacatttaaaataaaaaatcattatctaAATAAATGGTTAAGTTAGTTCattcaaaaaaaatctaaaatatttttaagaatcATAGTAATCATATTTTATCTTCATAGTAGCCCATAAAATTGGTCTAAGAATGTAGACATTTTCCCATTAGCCTTTTTTCTGGGCAGATTTGAAAAAGATCTACTTGGTGCAGCACCAGTGTGATATGCAGAGTATATAATAGTTATGTTTAGAAATCTCTATTGAAAGCACTGTCAATTTCCATTAAATAATCTTCTGTTTTAAAATTCCATTATAAGTTCTTTACTTTTGACAATGTTCTTCTTATTTTCTGAGCCTTTTCCACATGTGGCCACTAAGATTGCCCATTGTATATATGTCCATTGGGTGCTGGACCCTACTGGAATCACTTCAGCCAACCGAGCTTACTCCAGAATGTTAGTCGGTTGCCCAGGCAGCCGAATGACGTGTGAACGACATGAACTCAATAGCGTGTTGCTGAGGAGCCAATTTGTGCTGTGCGTTGTTCAGATAGatctctgcatctaagcataccATGTATTGGTGTTTCTTTATTTGTTGTTATCCCCCACCAATGTTGTCCCTAGCGgatcttttttatatattcccAGAAAAAGGCTAAATATGGGCTAAGAATGCTAATATATTACATGGTAACCCCTTTCATTGCACTGggctaacaaaataattatgcatGATAGGCAAAAGGTGCATCAATCCATCTTTATGACTGATTTGACTTGATAAATAGCAGTTAACCTTAGCAGATACATACCAAAGGAACATATTCATGGCACTCTGCCATTTCACATTTCATCAGGCGTTAGAGTTAGTTCGATTTTCTGTAGTTATCAGTTTAAAGGTTGTGCTATGTCAAACAGgctcttaaagtttattttggGATTTTGGCACCACCTTaataatctcctctatcttccaagaAAAGTCCTAGTAAAATCAATTTAGCCATTCCAGAGATAAGCATATGAACAGAAATACGTATAAACTTATATaacatacaagtttttaaaaagcttgtatatgttttagtatattaaataactatattcagaggcataattatccgcccactttaatattataatattattataattaatactcGCGTATATTAAAGTGTagccggggcatgcacctccaggttatcagttgtgtacattttaagaaataaaatatcatgtgtctcaaaacagtgaaggataaacatcacataccagaggattttcttaattctctgcgggtgtgtagtctgccaatccgctttgggctagcatggtggactattggccttctgagactggagctcagcagtaagccgaatatgggttgataatgatgatgatattattaaagtgggtggataattgtgcctctgagtatataataacttgagaaaacagtaattttgaaatcacaggcaaacacttcaattttatttatatgtattgatataatTTTCAGTGGGAATGTTCAAATCTGAAGAGAGTAGCACCAAAAGTCGTCCCTGATGCAGCCCGCATGTTGGCGAAGATCATTCATCGCATACAGCGTGGCGATGGCGGCACTGTCAAGGCATTTTATAATGACACCTCGTTTAGGATGTGGAAAGACCTTATGTCTCGTAAGTTGTTATTCCTATTTGCTTTGTTGCTTTTATTCTATATtaacggacgcccgtgacttcgtttgcgtggaattcagtttttcacaaatggaaccatggatatttccgggatgaaaagtagcctatgtgttaatccacagtttcattccaaattccagccaaactgcttcagtagccgcagcgtaaaggagaaataaacatatacacacacaaactttcgccttagttattagtgtgatgtgtgaCCTTCTTTCACCCAATCCTACTGCAAGATATTATGTTACTGTAGGACGCCAAAGTTGCAAATCCTCAGCATAAATGTTAAgtttcagtagttgcagcgttaatgTAACAAACACACTTCCACACACATtatcgtctttataatattagtgtgtgaGAGAAGTAGGTGAAATAGTAGCTACTAGGTAAATGTCTCTGTAACCTGCTTAAAGACCCTGACCTGagaataaaatgtttactatATTTCAAATAGGGCAGGGAAAACAAAAatatcagtaattttgttttccCTTAGGCAATAACCTAAGACCTGCTTAACTAAGTGGAATTGTAAACAGAACTTCATTTTGCTGGGCACATATACTAGAAACAATTTTGCATTCCTGAATTTGTGGCATAAGGACCTTGTGTGCTTTAAAATTCACAAGAAGACCTTTTAGATTCAAATAATTATGTCACTTAGTAGacatatagcccagtggatatgacctttgcctccgaatTCGGTGGGCGTAGGtctgaatccggtccggggtttgcacaacttttcagttgtgtacattttaagaaattaaacatcgtgaggaaacctgcataccagagaattttcttaattctctatgtgtgtgaagtctgccaaattgggccagcgttttgggttaggccaaatagaccactatttggcctaacccctcttattcttagAGGACACTCGCGCCacgcagtgggccgaatatgtcGATAATGATGTCACAGCCAAATCACTAATGTGTGGAATGGATTTATATTAATTCCGATTTCTGTGCTTTGGCTGATATGATAAGTTATGTTTAAAACACATATTATTGTCCATTACAGATTACACAGATTTGAAAGCAGACAAAAAGAGGATGGATCACTTCACTTCACTGTGTGTAGTACTTTTTGAATTCTTAAAAGACATTTCAATGCCTAACACTGTTGAGTTGATGGGGTTGTATGGAAGAGTAAGTACCTATTATCTAAtatcaatacattttaattactaAGTATATATTGTAAGCTATAGCTCGCTTCTTTGCTTAGGGTAAATTCCAGCTGATGTCATTACGACCAaagctattaaaatttaataaaagcaatgggttttccatacaaattttgaTGCCCTATTAAGCCCAATTGAACCCTTTCGAGTTTTATTCTTGGTATA harbors:
- the LOC112053504 gene encoding uncharacterized protein C1orf131; the protein is MSIVLTKAALALQNAEKNFQVVKFEAHKPKKKHVEEESTVESKQTLSSKSDLDLKKIRHEIVKFGMSGFDTTKKEQAKIALLVSLGAKPPKRQYENYKELMKRRKQEKQNKEDEKKLMLSKSMLTTGSKKKKKSANNDVGHLLSSYGKIQKKDLKKDESKGKGKKKKKPKLI